CACAAACTCTGCATCACGGATGAAGCCTTCACGCTTCAAAATGTCAGCGATTTGTTTTTTAATCGTCGAAGCAGGCATTTCTACTGTTTCGTGGCGAACCGTGTTCGCGTTACGAATACGAGTTAGCATATCTGCAATTGGATCGGACATAGTCATGTAGGATAAACCTCCTTCCCGTTTATAAACTTCTTACCAGCTTGCTTTTTTCACGCCAGGAATCTGGCCTTTATAAGCTAATTCACGGAAACAAATTCTGCAAATTTTAAACTTCTGCAGTACCGAATGTGGGCGACCACAACGTT
This Paenibacillus sp. JZ16 DNA region includes the following protein-coding sequences:
- a CDS encoding type Z 30S ribosomal protein S14; this encodes MAKTSMKVKQQRTPKYKVRAYTRCERCGRPHSVLQKFKICRICFRELAYKGQIPGVKKASW